A region of the Elusimicrobiota bacterium genome:
TTAGAAGTATTGCTATACTTTCAATTTTCTGCCGTTTCCATGGATCTTTTAATGATGCATTGTTTGCTATAAAACGCGTAGTGGATGTAAGTATTTCTTCAACGATTCTTAAATTATTTGCCCTTAGCGATGAGCCGGTTTCGGTTAGCTCAACTATTGCATCAACAAATCTCCCGGCTTTAGCTTCAGTAGCGCCCCAAGAAAACTCAACTTCGGCTTTAACCTTTTTCTTAGCCAGATACTTTTTCACATACCCGGAAAGTTCAGTCGCTATCCTTTTCCCTTTCAGGTCTTTGACTGATCGAATTTTAGAGTTGTTAGGAACTGCCAATACCCATTTCACGGGACGAAATCCTGATTTTGCATAGACAAGCTCACAAATTTCTTTTACTTTAGCGCCGGTTTCGCAAATCCAGTCATAGCCGGTAAGTCCTGCGTCAAAAACTCCGTCTTCAACATATTTTGCCATTTCTTGAGACCGCACAAGCATGATTTCAAGCTCATCATCGTCGCAGGAAGGAAAATACGAACGATCGGAAACATAAATCCTGATTCCCGCTTTCTTAAAAAGTTCCAGAGTTGACTCCTGCAAGCTTCCTTTTGGAAATCCTAATTTTAATTTTTTCATTTTTTTAGCCTCATTCTTTTTTTTGCCTCTTTTTTTATTGTCTTAATTTTCTTTTCCACAGATTTCACCTGTTCTTCTGCGAAATCCTGCGTAATATTTTTTTGTTTCGCAATCATTCCTTTTATTTCGTTCAAACTTACCTCTTTTATGGGAGGAAGCATCTTTTGCACCCAGGGAATAATATTTCCGCCGGAATATGAAGTTACTACATAAACCTGATTGCGCCATGATAGTTTATCCATTACCGGAAACATTACTATTGAAATTACCATTA
Encoded here:
- the hisG gene encoding ATP phosphoribosyltransferase, with amino-acid sequence MKKLKLGFPKGSLQESTLELFKKAGIRIYVSDRSYFPSCDDDELEIMLVRSQEMAKYVEDGVFDAGLTGYDWICETGAKVKEICELVYAKSGFRPVKWVLAVPNNSKIRSVKDLKGKRIATELSGYVKKYLAKKKVKAEVEFSWGATEAKAGRFVDAIVELTETGSSLRANNLRIVEEILTSTTRFIANNASLKDPWKRQKIESIAILLKGALAAEGMVGLKMNVLRNNLSRITAILPALKKPTISNLSDSKWVALEVIIEEKIVKKILPELKRAGAEGIIEYPLNKIIY